The proteins below come from a single Drosophila miranda strain MSH22 chromosome Y unlocalized genomic scaffold, D.miranda_PacBio2.1 Contig_Y1_pilon, whole genome shotgun sequence genomic window:
- the LOC117191997 gene encoding splicing factor U2AF 50 kDa subunit-like, whose translation MGGGRKIEKRLSHRNRSGSKSEQAVSCYTRPRFRNRSRSKDRCRSRSHSRSRSRSRSRATRSSAMARKSLPKRRRHGASLWDVPPEGYAHVTPMQYKAMQASGQITARIQSDTQPTADTAAIAMVTRRARRLYVGNIPFGVTEDDIMAFFNQQFLLLGDDCGGQLCLDGKAVLSCQANLDKNFAFIEFRSMQEATQATTFDGISFRGQVLKIRRPHDYHPVGSVGAAAGAGRIPDAVGGSASSVAGKSLSSSAETGSLGSEAISNLVPDSPHKIYMGGLPTCLNETQIKELLLSFGQLRGFNLVRDPSTTLSTGYAFFEYVDPLLTEQVSANLNGMQLGDRRIPSGLYAGTQQIPIQVPGLVATSLTGSTAGLNNATQVLCLLNMVLPEELLDNEDYEDIRTDIEQECSKYGEVLSLKIPRPQASGAEGEGGGDSGTRPKGCGKVYVHFGTIEDSEKALGALSGRKFSGRIVIGSFFDRDKYLSEDF comes from the coding sequence ATGGGTGGTGGTCGGAAAATAGAAAAGCGCCTCTCGCACCGCAATCGAAGTGGCAGCAAATCCGAGCAGGCGGTTTCCTGCTACACACGTCCTCGATTCAGGAATCGTTCCCGCTCTAAAGATCGCTGCCGCTCCCGTTCCCACTCCCGTTCCCGCTCCCGATCCCGTTCGCGTGCCACCCGTTCGAGTGCCATGGCCAGAAAATCCCTTCCAAAACGTCGCCGCCACGGCGCCAGCCTGTGGGATGTGCCGCCCGAGGGCTATGCCCATGTGACGCCCATGCAGTACAAGGCCATGCAGGCCAGTGGCCAGATCACGGCGCGCATCCAGTCGGACACGCAGCCGACGGCGGACACGGCGGCCATTGCGATGGTGACGCGCCGGGCGCGTCGCCTCTACGTGGGCAACATACCGTTCGGCGTCACCGAGGACGACATCATGGCCTTCTTCAACCAGCAGTTCCTGCTGCTCGGCGACGACTGTGGCGGCCAGCTCTGTCTCGACGGGAAGGCGGTGCTGTCCTGCCAGGCGAATCTCGACAAGAATTTCGCTTTCATCGAGTTCCGTTCGATGCAGGAGGCCACCCAGGCGACCACATTCGATGGCATCTCGTTCCGTGGACAGGTGCTGAAGATCCGACGGCCACACGACTACCATCCAGTGGGTTCCGTTGGCGCTGCCGCTGGCGCTGGCCGGATCCCAGATGCCGTCGGAGGCAGTGCTTCATCGGTGGCCGGCAAGTCCCTGTCGTCCTCAGCGGAAACTGGGAGCCTGGGCAGCGAGGCGATCTCCAACCTCGTTCCGGACTCGCCGCACAAGATCTACATGGGGGGCCTGCCCACGTGCCTGAACGAGACGCAGATCAaggagctgctgctgtcgtTCGGCCAGCTGCGGGGCTTCAATCTGGTCAGGGACCCCAGCACAACGCTCAGCACGGGGTACGCCTTCTTCGAGTACGTCGATCCATTGCTCACGGAACAGGTGAGTGCCAATCTGAACGGCATGCAGCTCGGGGACCGCCGGATACCCAGCGGCCTGTACGCGGGCACCCAGCAGATCCCCATCCAAGTGCCCGGCCTTGTGGCCACATCCCTCACGGGCTCCACGGCGGGGCTGAACAATGCCACCCAGGTGCTGTGCCTTCTCAATATGGTGCTGCCGGAGGAGCTGCTGGACAACGAGGATTACGAGGACATACGCACCGACATCGAGCAGGAGTGCAGCAAGTACGGCGAGGTTCTTAGCCTCAAGATACCACGCCCCCAGGCCAGCGGAGCGGAAGGGGAAGGAGGAGGGGACTCTGGCACTCGCCCCAAGGGCTGCGGCAAGGTGTACGTCCACTTCGGGACCATCGAGGACAGCGAGAAGGCTCTGGGCGCCCTGAGTGGCCGCAAGTTCAGCGGCCGCATTGTCATTGGTTCCTTCTTCGATCGCGACAAGTATTTGTCGGAGGATTTTTGA